Within the Melitaea cinxia chromosome 12, ilMelCinx1.1, whole genome shotgun sequence genome, the region atcatcttatgataccattagtgctacgctccctattcctgattcgttgacatcacagtgtacatcatcaactcctcaaaatgtgggttaattttaaatcgtttattgtagactggcattgtttggcacaacaatgttgcaccaaacgtattgtgacataattataatagttagacatatgctgtcgcgacactttttaaccgacttccaaaaagggagtaGGGTCTCAATTCgggtgtattttttatgtatgttacttcagaacttttgactgggtggaccaattttgataatttttaatttaatagaaagctgatgtttatcatgtgtttgcgcctaaatttcatcgagatctgataacatatttttgagtaacctttgataacgcgtatatattacatatattgtattacttgtcgatgtaattgaagtcagttttttttttcgtttgcgagcaaatacaattatagtagataatgatgtattctacaaagtcttactacattttgtatttctattatcattagtttttgcagcgcacgcaatgtaaggaattttttaggatatttttttatcccttgggttacattattggagttttagtaaagatccctaatatttttaaaaatatagtataacctatgtcgctcaaggatagtgtagcttctcaacgatgaaataattttttgaatcggcccaatagtttcggagcctattcaatgctaacaaacaaacaatcaaatctttactctttataaacgtttattttacatgaagatgtttgatttgtagtatataataaattaagtctatttttataataatatcttacctttgtatcactttaaaaaaaatatttccctaaccgagtagttgaatttatctataatgcatatcgacagttgttacaaccacggctgttagcaacttttcagtgtagttgcggcgtgtcattatactgtaatgacatagaatgtatctatgtgtgtgtgaaaaatgtaagtgtgattttaatttagtatgtgtgagtttcgtagtgacagacgattatttttgtgtgggaattagataaagtgtgcatgtgtgtaatttccccccgcaaaaaatgacagaaagttttgtatcggtaacaaacgcaatggccactcccctccgtgttgctctatgttaCAAAAAgacaatcaaattttatttatttgtatagagtttagataattcgttttttacggttttcaatattatataatttgtatcgatatatcgatacttTTTCAGCAAGCCTACACAGTACACACTTCGTACTTCGTAGCTTTGGTtcgtagatttaaaaattgtaggTTATTTTTCGTAgtcttactttaaatttattataaaaaagtaattatgcaTAAAACGGGCGCTACTCGTTACCAAAAATTTCTGAAAGCTGAAAAGGCTAAAACAAAGTTAAAGGGGAAGAAAGATAAAGAGTTACCTAAAGGCACTAACGTAACTAagacaaattttaaagtaaagaaaatagttttaaaagaaCAACTTAAAAAGCACGGCGACAACGAGGCTTTATCAATTCgcaaacttaatttaaaagagCTTTTGTCTCGCCTTAaccattttaatacaaattcgCGAACAGATGCTCTCGATGGAATAAAGGAGCTGATAACAATACATCCAGAAGCCTTGGAACAAAATTTAGGAGAATTAATACATGGAATTACAATGTTGATTTTGAATATAGAAAAAGTGGTAtgtatttatgattttatgGATAAAGTAAGTGGTACTAGTACtcaataagttattattttgctCTTTTTCTAGGTGAGACAGAGAGCATTGAAAGTGTTGCACGTAGTGCTTTCCAATGTCGCTTCAGAGAAAATAGAACCATTCTTTGATATCATGTCGACTTACTTGAGAAGTGCTATGACTCACATTGACAGTAGAATTCAGGAAGATTCACTTTTCTTTCTTGATATCCTTTTGACATGTGTTCCTTCAAGAGTTGCTgaagattttcataaaataataccaAATTTTTTAGACATGATTTCCAAGTTAAGAATTGATGCACAATCTGGTAGAACATTGACTGTCAATTTAAATAGTCAACTTACTAGTGTTAAGTGGAGACTTCAAGTTTTTCAACGATTACAAGAGTTCTTACATAAGTTTTCTTTGTATAAGCAAATTCATCAAACAGAAAAAACAGATAGCAGTAATACACACATTTTCAATGCCGCTCAgctaaattattattctttatttaatccACTTTACATATCCAACTGCCAAATGTCATGtttttcatcaaaatcgtcAGATGTACAAGTAGatgaaatagaaaaatttaaagaatatactGAAACTTTAATGCCATTGCTTTTTGCAACATGGCTTGAGGTATGTCCAAATAAGAAATCTGATGCTAACTTTGATACTGTTTTAAATGAAGAAACAGcatgtttgttaaaaaatattttacaaataatttctttactgcaatcttttgtaaaatattttaaactaaaatgtcCAAGTTCAAATATTGACaacatttttaatcaaaagtatAAGTATCTATTTAGTCATAATTTTCTCAATTCTTTTCCCTTCGTCACAAATATGAGAACAAAACAAAAGGTTAAAATTAATAGTGCTGATGATGAAGAAATAAAAGATCCGAAATTAGTAGcagaaaatttagaaatatgtcacctttttgtattgtttaacCCCAGcataaatttaaagaatcaaAGTCGTGAAATAAGTTCTGTACTAAGTTACATTGAAATGACATTCAATCAAAATGTTGAcagtaaaattaacaatatcattataaatatattgcataCTATATTTTCTAAAGAAATCACTGGTTGGACTAAGACAATATCAGTTTTGGATaatttattcagaaaaataatttggaTATATTTCAATATGACTATATCTGAATCATTCAAACAAGACATTTTTACATTACTAtgtaaaattgcattaaatgaaaaattactaCATTTTCACAACTGTGATGCTTTTGAAATGTGGTTAAAAAATTTACCCCTCATATTACTTGGACAGCAGTTAAATGTTCAAACTGTAGATATAATTCACCAGTTTGCAGTGactaataataaagtatttaattctgttataaaacctaagttattaGACATTGTAACTAACCttccaaaaattgtaataattgatGCAGATAGTAATAGTACAAATAGTTATCAAAAActgttatcaattttttattggATAAAAGTGTGGGACATTGAGTCACTAAATTTATTAGAAAGCCAATTAATGGATAATTTTTATGAACCAGACcatggaaaatatatttttgatactttAAGGTTAAGGAGTGGaggtattttgtaaataaattgaatgaaacactttattttatttaatcacaaATATTCTTTTAGTATTCAGATTACTAACATGCTGTTCTTCAAATGCTTTAAATAGCAGAACAGAGTAACAGCAGATTGAATTgaataatcataatattaaaatgttgatagatacattttttaatataaatatttagtttaaggAAAATCGTCATAAttacattacagaaaaaaactgtaaaaaaaggaataatttaaaaaggaaaCATGCTCCTAGCATTTTTACCAGTTAGCTGGTAGAAAAAGCAAGCAACATTAATCCTGCCTTTCATGAACACTTGTGTAAGTATATTGGAcattaatgaatttaaataaacaaatatataaaccaCATAAACAAGTATTAAGGTTAGTTAATAACAGCTAAATTCATCTTCTAATATCTACACATAGCCTTTGTATAAGTATTGACAGGTAAAATATTAAACCATTCCTATGTCTAGACtcgcttatttaaaaattgaattggTAACTTGTTTGTCTTTCATCTTGATTTTGGGTACACCTATATAGGcatcatacaaaataaattaaaactaaatccaATATAAAAGAGAAACAATTACCTCTTGAGTAAAGCTTACATATTGAGacatttcacatttttttttattcaactactatttttatttaagtttattatgatattaataaatgtcTCTTAGACATTTGCTACAAAGATAGATAGTTAAGTCTGGCCATCTTTCTATAAgccttttaaaaaatctacattaGACTCAATTAATTTGGCATTTTtggctaaaataataattttccaattAGTCAATGGAATAATActaatgtacataaaaataaaacatagctacctaatacataacaaaaattaaatacctagacatttttgtaattatacacattattttgtattttatttggtgAAAACAATATGTTTCACATTAATTTACAATGTTATGGTTGTaaacaatgatttttaaaaatgtacttCTCATAATgtcttatataaattacataacatTTGCATTTCATGCTAAGAAatgttataaacataataacattataattgtACTTACATAGCCTGGATATTTTCTAGACAAAATGGGTAACTATCGACTTCGAAGCTATAGAGCTACATTGCACAATATAGAGATTACAATTAGTATATTATTAGCATATCATATTGTGTTACCAGCAAAGAACATAAACCAGGCATTTTATACAATGCCTAGgcattatgtatgtatgattgTATGTTGATGATGTTATGTATTATTGTAtgattcatcatcattcattgtctagaaaaataaatataaaatgtcgaGTGGAAGTAGAGTATGAAatacattgatttattttttgttaatttatctttttgtaCGACTACGCTTATTCCGAAAGTAAAAACTCATTttcaagaaacttattattactaaaaccACTATAGCGAAACGGTAAACGTATGACATATGAGTACATAAAAGTTAAACTGAAATCGCAAGGCGTAACGTCTAACACACTTCCATACTTCGCTGAAATCTTTGCCCTTTTAGGGCATCCCATTTATCGCAATTTAGATACAGCATGAAAATCTAGGTATTGTATAGAATATCTAGGTACTGTGTAGAATAGCTAGATATTCTATAGAATACTAGATAATCTATAGAATGCAGGAGTATGCACTTTGCCAGTATATTTGcaatagatatattataaacaaacaatgTACACAATACCACGGTGTTAGGCGCGCTAAGTGTTTATATACCAAGTTTTGCATATGTACTAGTATTGTTTGTATGTAAACATACAGCGTCGATAGGCTTTTACTCAACATTATCTATAAATACTGATCATGGCGTGAATTCAAAATAGTAACAGTACAACAGATAAGTCCAAACTAAAAACTACAAATTACTTATATAGTATACTgtgatacatatatacatatataatttttcgattttattatattagaattactgaaggtaaataaaattaatatataattggtATGAAAATTCATAAATGATAtgtaatttacatattatttgttGTAATCTAAAGAAAGTATGTGTAGTAATGtatcgttaaataaataataaataatattttcagagCATATCCGTGTGCATTTTACGAGCgtgcctaatttttttttatttttcagtaaaTAAGGTACACTTAGATAATACAGGCAAAAAGGGCGGGAACAAAACACACATTCCACATCATAGAGcgtattttgtttgatattaaGCATGGAGGAGATTTTTTTGtgggtttattaattttagcaaTAACATAATACGCGGATAATTTAAACCTTCTATATGTGCTCAATAAAATGGGAATTAATATCGACATTTACTACTGAGTTTTCCTTTTATTAGACTTTTTTGCGCGAGGTATTGTAGCAGAGGACGACAGCAttgcctgaaaataaaaaataaataaattcaaaactaATTTAAAGAAGCAGAAGCGGTTCGCAGGTTAATGacacttataatataaaaaaattaatggtattttaatttgtactaaAAACGAAGTTTTTGATATTAGTAATTAGTAGTAggcatacatttataaaataaccacACCATACAATGAAAACCTACTTTTATgtagataaaataatacaattacgacttatatacatacattcctAAAAtcacaatgtaaattataagtaaaataaaagtaattaaatcataAGATTAGATATAACAAGTGCAActattgttatatataacttgttaaaaatccagattaatatatatatttaattaaaaccataTCATGCAAACTCAACACaaacaactaaataataaacatactgTTTGGTGATGTGCCTCTCTATCAAAAATGGATTCGGATATAGGATCAACATTTAAACATCAGTGCTTTTTGATGTTGTCGGTATTTCTTCATGTAAGGAAACAAATTTGTATTCAGGatgattttctaatttttcattaataattttttgcaGCGCATCActcttttttaaaatgtcatttgaaatattttcgcCACTAACACCATCTTCCGCAGGCATctctgtaatttttatttgcgGGACATCGTGTTGACcaatataaacatttaagtCATGACAACTTTGAAATTcgtcaaaagtattttcaaCTGACGATTTTCTACTTGCATTTGTTAAATCTACGTCTAATATTGATTTCTCATCAGTTTTATGCCAGAACACCAATTTGCTTggtatatgaaataattttccaaAGGTTATGTTTCCTTTAGAAATTCTAACAGAAGAAATAGAAGGTTCGGTATTTTCTTTGTCTTGTTCAAAATTATCCTCCATTGAAGCATTCGCAGTAAAAGGAGATCcttgtaattttttacaatcCTCATTCAAAACATTTGTCATTTTTTCGGATTctggattttgataatttgaatCTTGTATAGTGTCTAGTTTTTGTTCTAGAATATCTGATTTGTTACTAATTAAATTGTTAACACTAGTCTGGTCGTTTTCGTTGTTTTCCATAGACTGTAATTCTTCGCCTTTGCATGCGTTAAGTTGTGGTGGAGGCGGTGCTTTATTTTTACCATATTTACCTTTAATATTTTTCCGAATACTTTTAGGCGTCGATATAGGTGTTTCAAATGACGCTTCATCACTACTTTCTAGGTAATCACCCTCTATAGATGATGTTTCAAAGATGGTATCTTTTGATGTGCAAGGGTCACTAGAATCATTCATAAAAcaattttctgtttttaattttttttctcggtTATTAGATAATTCACTAActtgatattgttttttaatatcgtCATTATTGTCTTTAGTACCGATATCAATAGGAATGTTTATATTAAAGTCTTTATTTACAATTGCTTCTTCCTGCTTCGTTTTGTCATTGCAGTCATTTTCTGAACATTTAGTTATGGGCGGCGCGTTAGTCTCCACATGGGCTTCTTTTTGGTCCCGTTTATCTGAATTATCATTATTGCTGTTAAAGTTTTGATTCAATGGAAAGTTACCTAAtacttgaattattttaatctgGTCTCCAatgtattgataaataaacGGAGGGTCGGTGTGGGATAAGAATAGAGGGGATGAAAAATTAACGAGAGGAGGCATGTTTGCATAATCGAAACTATCGTCGTCGTGTAGCTCCTCGATGAGAACTTGATTATCctttaaatagaaattaacTAAGTTtgaataaaaagaaacaaaatcaaactattataaatacataaatgatataaatgCATTTGAACAGTCTTATTATAATAGCATTAAACACCTCTGATTTCTATTAGACAAACAGgctataatttaatactttctAAAATGGTTTAAATCTACGATACAAAAGCCTATGTAttgaatcattatttatatatatttatttccatattaATGAGGTATTTTGGGTGTGTAAAATGTTTTTCCTCCTTTGTGTAAAATCTACTTGTAATGCCTAAAAACTACATTATGTGTTATTAAATACGATACAtccttatattaattaatatgtagGAACcgataatttattacattgataaatattaaatattatatattgtattatgttatattataaattgtatacatacagttatatttttagaaaaaaaccatTACCAGCACCAAACCTACCCTGATTGAGCAATCAATTTAGCCATCTCCATCACAACGCATTTCTTTAGTAATCTCTTCTGACGTAAccaaaatactattattttttactattataatacaACGGTAAAAATCATATCGTTTGATATAAACGCACttgaaaaaacttattaaaaccAATTTAATAATACTCAATATATCTAAATCATTACTATacttactatatttattattataatctggCACTCCCaagtatatttttagttaaatatctGTTTGATTACAGTATCATTTGTGAGTTATCTTGTTTTTGGGCTCTAATGCTAAATTGAAATATTCACGCTAGTTGCGCTGTTCACACGCATTTATCACTCTCTAGTCATATAACTTAACTTTAACAGTAAGTAGCTCAAGGGTCTCTACAAAACCttagaaaataaaacttttgaatTGAATTTTCATAGCAATAAGAGATAttcgttgtaaaaaaaaatttttgttgagTAGGTTAAAAATTCTAATACATAATCTACAAACGCTAACaacaaaaattgttatcatTGGGAAGGTcgtctataaaaattacatcgcTACGAGATTAAGAAatgttaaacaataataaaaaaaaatttttttttttgtttatccgAATACGCTAATCTGAGATAATACTATgtcgattttgatgaaaatGTTACGCGTGACTTCGAAACATCGAGGTCCTAGTTATAGGGGTTTAACACACGAGTGAGGGTCGAAGCTGTCGGTCGGCCGGAACGTTACCAGACCTCGGCGGCGGGCGGGCGCTTGATGGCGGTGACGGCGGTGCGCgaggcgcgcgcgcgccgcgaggccccgcccactgacgACGTGCGCGTCAGCGACGACGAGTTCTCCGCGCTCGAGTAGCCCGAGCTTATGTCCTCCGTCGACTTTATGTGACTGCAATTGTACACATTTTATTATTCGATTGaaggaaatttttaataaatttataactagGCACGTTAATACTCTGACtgcaaaattaaaagaatatagtACTATTCACACACGACTGAGATGGAATAGCGTTTTAAACATTGCGCATTggcttattttaaaattcagcaCCCCGGGTCAATAAAGTGTTTCGGCTAATGTTTCGGCTGACCTTTTTTTAAGCGGGCACTATTCCGTATATTTTTTGCCACTCCTCGCAGAATACCGCCACGGGCCATGGCGCTTTTAGCCCTAAGGCAAATACGCCCATGGTTCTAAATCTCATTAAAcgattttacaaataatagtaAGTGTTGTCAATGGACAACTTCTCCtgcttaaaagaaaataataaccaGTCATATCTCTGACATAGAAATAATTCTACCAAATTTAAGAGAAATATAAGACTTATCGAAATAATATTCCTAGGATTATCGAGTCAGATTTGGGTGAAGAAACTTACTCTTTTATGGTTGGCAGAATAATATCTACTGCATGATTAAGATAATTACCTGAAATCCGGTTCATCCATCCGTGGCCTCGGCCGTACGTCCACGTCCACTTCGGGGAAGTACATCGGTGAGCGACTATTCGACTCAGACGCGCTTCGCCGAGTCGCAAATCCGctgtaacaataaataataaataaacgttttacaTTCAacgacgccgcgttgacgcaacggttacagccatggattgtacctgttgcgctagcggttgcgggttcgatccccgcacatgacaaacatttgtattggccatacaggtgtttgccgtggtctgggtgtttgtgcagtccttgtgggtctccccaccgtgcctcgaagagcacgttaagccgtcggtcccggttgttatcatgaacacctgatagcgatcgttactcatagtagggaatatatccaccaacccgcattggagcagcgtggtggattaagctctgatccttctcctacatggggaaagaggcctatgcccagtagtgggatattacaggctgaagcgtattcaaCGACTCCCTGTAAGATTTTCTTCTGCGTCAAGGGTTCAGGCACACACAAAATGCACAAGTACAAATGCCCAGACTACGTCAAACGTCTATATGACCTTATACAAATAGTCCTGAAGCTAGTGACAGATTTTCATGACCAAGTCCCCCACAATCGGAAATTCTTAAAATGCATTAGAGATTAATATTACGAATATTCGCAACCGGCAGCCTCCCACGCGTGAAGAAAAGAGTTCTTTTAGTAATTTCCtcccattttaaaatttgtcggaTTAGTTAACCTAATatcttgaaaaataaataaagtcagcTGACGTCCACCATGACACCACGACATCCACCATGTTATGGTCATCTTATACTATAAAGCTGGCAAGGAAGTGTACGATCCTACTTATAATAAGCCATAGCCTATGAATAACTGCAACATAGGAGCATTGCAAGTGCGATGCCAACCCTTTTACTCCTCATCATTCCCCGTATCTCTAGCTACCTCATTTAACATAGGAAAACGACACTATTTGAAAACAGCATTacttagctttgatcttctgtaaggttgagatacttcgCACGACGAACAGTTCCAAATTATGAGAAATATatatcctgctgtgtcctacctcaatgTAATGGGAGCCAATGCTCTAACCTCGAATGATTCATTAGATCGAGCAAAGTGGAAGTGTCAGTCGGAAGGCAGACATTGGCAACATGCGTAgcaacagcgtggtggattaagctccgatccttctcctagacgAAGAAAGATGccctatgcccaacagtagcatgttacagactgaatcgatCGAATTATACCAAGTACAAGAAAGTTCCGTACATACGTACCTCTTGACCGCGCGTCGTATGAGGCGCGGCTCGGCAAGCACGTCGTCGGCCTCGTCGCCACGCTCCTCACGCGGTTCGCACTCGCTAAGGTCCGACAGGCTGTAGCTCTTGCGCAACTGCTGAACCAGCCCGCCACCACCCTGCAAGTTTCACACATATATCCCCTTTCTAAACGTTTCGACTAAGTATTATAAaccatcttaatatatataaatagctgCCCCCACAGACGTTGCTTTGTCATAATTAGGGGTGATCCCATTAATTACGAGAGCAAAAGCAGTTTTTTTTAGTGGTGAGCTTTTAGACTACCCCATACCTAAAAATCACGTCTAGTTTTTCGTGAACtgttgttttattgaaatttacaaaatattacttttaaaaacatatataatctgattaaatttcGGAAAATTAAGCGATGCGACATAAAATTTTAGACAGATTTTAAACTTGTTTAATTACAGGGTTTTTTGgctatttattgtttaaaaatcgCGTATcaaggaaaaataaatacacgtcaTATCTCATTACAGCCCCGACCCCACCCCCTCCAGTTACAATCCTTGTGATATTTTATGATTTGTGTCGTTGAGATAATGTAAGCATTTAATTAATGAtctgtacaaaatatttgtttctaaaCATTAAGGTTTTAGCAGAGGTGAGCAAGCAGTTTTATTACACACcaatatatcaaattaaaataaaatttgtaatacttACTTGTAAACGGTGCGCAAGCTTCATGTAGCTAGCACATGCAATGTGATTATgtcgatttttatatattctgaATAAAGGTCAAGAAATGAGACCGCTATTACAaacactatatttatttaaaagtttaaaaaacaattatgctAAGTCAGTCA harbors:
- the LOC123658198 gene encoding testis-expressed protein 10, with product MHKTGATRYQKFLKAEKAKTKLKGKKDKELPKGTNVTKTNFKVKKIVLKEQLKKHGDNEALSIRKLNLKELLSRLNHFNTNSRTDALDGIKELITIHPEALEQNLGELIHGITMLILNIEKVVRQRALKVLHVVLSNVASEKIEPFFDIMSTYLRSAMTHIDSRIQEDSLFFLDILLTCVPSRVAEDFHKIIPNFLDMISKLRIDAQSGRTLTVNLNSQLTSVKWRLQVFQRLQEFLHKFSLYKQIHQTEKTDSSNTHIFNAAQLNYYSLFNPLYISNCQMSCFSSKSSDVQVDEIEKFKEYTETLMPLLFATWLEVCPNKKSDANFDTVLNEETACLLKNILQIISLLQSFVKYFKLKCPSSNIDNIFNQKYKYLFSHNFLNSFPFVTNMRTKQKVKINSADDEEIKDPKLVAENLEICHLFVLFNPSINLKNQSREISSVLSYIEMTFNQNVDSKINNIIINILHTIFSKEITGWTKTISVLDNLFRKIIWIYFNMTISESFKQDIFTLLCKIALNEKLLHFHNCDAFEMWLKNLPLILLGQQLNVQTVDIIHQFAVTNNKVFNSVIKPKLLDIVTNLPKIVIIDADSNSTNSYQKLLSIFYWIKVWDIESLNLLESQLMDNFYEPDHGKYIFDTLRLRSGGIL
- the LOC123658513 gene encoding uncharacterized protein LOC123658513: MISSIISRLVILVFGTLYPAYASYKAVRTKNLKEYVKWMMYWIVFALFTCTETFTDVFLSWFPFYYEVKIVLVLWLLSPATKGSSILYRKFVHPALCRREQEIDEYIAKAKDQGYHTVLNLGTKGVNYATTVIMQTAIKGGGGLVQQLRKSYSLSDLSECEPREERGDEADDVLAEPRLIRRAVKSGFATRRSASESNSRSPMYFPEVDVDVRPRPRMDEPDFSHIKSTEDISSGYSSAENSSSLTRTSSVGGASRRARASRTAVTAIKRPPAAEDNQVLIEELHDDDSFDYANMPPLVNFSSPLFLSHTDPPFIYQYIGDQIKIIQVLGNFPLNQNFNSNNDNSDKRDQKEAHVETNAPPITKCSENDCNDKTKQEEAIVNKDFNINIPIDIGTKDNNDDIKKQYQVSELSNNREKKLKTENCFMNDSSDPCTSKDTIFETSSIEGDYLESSDEASFETPISTPKSIRKNIKGKYGKNKAPPPPQLNACKGEELQSMENNENDQTSVNNLISNKSDILEQKLDTIQDSNYQNPESEKMTNVLNEDCKKLQGSPFTANASMEDNFEQDKENTEPSISSVRISKGNITFGKLFHIPSKLVFWHKTDEKSILDVDLTNASRKSSVENTFDEFQSCHDLNVYIGQHDVPQIKITEMPAEDGVSGENISNDILKKSDALQKIINEKLENHPEYKFVSLHEEIPTTSKSTDV